From Sulfurovum zhangzhouensis, one genomic window encodes:
- a CDS encoding Jag N-terminal domain-containing protein, which produces MKKIKAPTLEVAYEQAAKELGCSVTDLKYEVIQHPSSGIFGFFKKEAIIVASCKYPQSVSQTPSPVTTERHISAKVSKETSVPALERKEKEQPTVEEDEIVENFFSSEYYTEDEVYVVEEEVIVYDELARLIESQLKELMELSCFDIDVVEVDVRDNTALIFIDGEDAALLIGKEGYRYNALSYMLFNWLHTKYELFIKLEIAAFVTTQEEMIRNVLKPVIESVQQHGKGKTRFLDGILVQIALEQLREAFPDKYVAVKTSRDGKKFVVINDFNKK; this is translated from the coding sequence GCACCTACATTAGAAGTTGCTTATGAACAAGCTGCAAAAGAATTAGGTTGCTCTGTCACTGATCTTAAATATGAAGTGATACAGCACCCCTCCTCAGGAATCTTCGGATTCTTTAAAAAAGAGGCGATCATCGTTGCTTCATGTAAGTATCCACAGAGTGTATCGCAAACACCATCCCCTGTTACTACAGAAAGGCATATTTCTGCAAAAGTATCAAAGGAAACTTCAGTTCCAGCATTAGAACGTAAAGAAAAAGAACAACCTACTGTCGAAGAAGATGAAATTGTAGAAAATTTCTTTAGTTCTGAGTACTATACTGAAGATGAAGTGTATGTAGTAGAAGAAGAGGTCATTGTATATGATGAACTTGCACGTCTTATCGAGTCACAGCTAAAAGAATTAATGGAACTTTCATGCTTTGATATCGATGTGGTAGAAGTTGATGTAAGGGACAATACGGCATTAATATTTATAGATGGTGAAGATGCAGCATTATTGATCGGTAAAGAAGGGTACCGGTATAATGCACTCTCATATATGTTGTTTAACTGGTTACATACAAAGTATGAACTTTTTATTAAGCTTGAGATCGCAGCTTTTGTTACAACTCAAGAAGAAATGATACGTAATGTGCTTAAGCCTGTGATTGAAAGTGTACAACAACATGGAAAAGGCAAAACTCGTTTTCTTGACGGGATTTTAGTTCAAATCGCACTTGAACAGTTGCGAGAAGCTTTCCCTGATAAATATGTTGCAGTAAAAACAAGCCGTGACGGCAAAAAATTTGTCGTAATCAATG